The following proteins are co-located in the Tachysurus vachellii isolate PV-2020 chromosome 19, HZAU_Pvac_v1, whole genome shotgun sequence genome:
- the snai1b gene encoding snail family zinc finger 1b produces the protein MPRSFLVKKYFTSKKPNYSELESQNDPISAMVPERYPLAELPTKEDGSLVTTYTSALVWTTNALPLSFPPSSPTTPSSIAPLDLSSPSSSGEEDEGRTSDPPSPDPSDRFQCAHCGISCSSRAALSRHQLSHCSAGTNANLVENANMTDSTTTRAAFRCKHCPKEYNSLGALKMHIRSHTLPCVCTTCGKAFSRPWLLRGHIRTHTGERPFSCPHCNRAFADRSNLRAHLQTHSEVKKYQCGTCSRTFSRMSLLHKHTVSSCCPNA, from the exons ATGCCACGTTCGTTTTTGGTGAAGAAGTATTTTACAAGCAAGAAGCCGAACTATAGTGAACTGGAGAGCCAGAATG atcCAATCTCTGCCATGGTACCAGAGCGCTACCCGCTTGCAGAACTACCAACCAAAGAAGACGGTTCGCTGGTGACCACCTACACTTCGGCTCTTGTATGGACCACAAATGCCCTTCCgctttccttccctccttcatCCCCTACAACCCCGTCCTCCATCGCTCCACTGGACCTCAGTTCTCCATCCAGCTCGGGTGAGGAAGACGAAGGCAGGACTTCCGACCCCCCGAGTCCTGACCCATCGGACCGTTTCCAGTGCGCCCACTGCGGGATTTCCTGCAGCAGCCGAGCAGCACTTTCACGCCACCAGCTCTCGCATTGCAGTGCAGGCACCAACGCTAACCTGGTTGAAAATGCCAACATGACCGACAGCACTACAACAAGAGCTGCCTTCCGGTGCAAACACTGCCCCAAAGAGTACAACAGTCTGGGAGCTTTGAAGATGCACATCCGTTCACACACACTTCCGTGCGTCTGCACCACCTGTGGCAAGGCCTTCTCCAGACCGTGGTTGCTCAGGGGCCACATTCGTACCCACACCG gtgAGCGTCCGTTTTCATGCCCTCACTGTAACCGGGCTTTTGCCGACCGCTCCAATCTGAGAGCTCATCTTCAGACCCACTCAGAGGTGAAAAAGTACCAGTGCGGCACCTGCTCTCGAACCTTCAGCCGCATGTCactcctacacaaacacaccgtcTCCAGCTGCTGCCCAAATGCCTAG